From one Thalassospira lucentensis genomic stretch:
- a CDS encoding aspartate transaminase, whose protein sequence is MAFIADRLSRIKPSPTIAVTTKAAELKAAGVDVIGLGAGEPDFDTPDNIKDAAKAALDAGKTKYTPVAGTPELRKAIVAKFKRENDLEYTIDEITVGCGGKQTLFNALFATLNPGDEVIIPAPYWVSYPDMTLMAEGVPVVVECQEENDFKITAAELEAAITPKTKWVVLNSPSNPTGAAYSRAELRAIADVLLKHENVWVMSDDMYEHLVYDGFEFTTIAQIEPKLKSRTLTCNGVSKSYAMTGWRLGYAAGPVELIKAINKVQSQSSTHTSSISQAASVEALNGPQDFLKERAEVFKERRDLVVKAMNECEGLSCKKPEGAFYVYPSCAGTIGKKTPDGKVIETDTDFVTYLLEAEGVAAVQGSAFGLAPYFRISYATSTEALTEACARIKRACAALK, encoded by the coding sequence ATGGCGTTTATTGCCGACCGTTTGAGCCGTATCAAACCCTCTCCTACCATTGCTGTCACCACCAAGGCTGCCGAACTCAAGGCTGCCGGCGTTGATGTGATCGGCCTTGGCGCAGGCGAGCCGGATTTCGATACCCCCGACAACATCAAAGACGCCGCCAAAGCAGCCCTTGATGCTGGCAAGACCAAATATACTCCGGTCGCTGGTACTCCGGAACTGCGCAAGGCGATTGTCGCGAAGTTCAAACGTGAAAATGACCTGGAATACACTATCGACGAAATCACCGTCGGTTGCGGTGGCAAACAGACGCTTTTCAACGCGCTGTTCGCAACGCTGAACCCGGGTGACGAAGTCATCATTCCGGCACCGTACTGGGTGTCCTATCCGGATATGACCCTGATGGCCGAAGGCGTTCCGGTTGTTGTTGAATGCCAGGAAGAAAACGACTTCAAAATCACCGCCGCCGAACTCGAAGCAGCGATCACGCCGAAAACCAAATGGGTTGTTCTGAACTCGCCGTCAAACCCGACCGGTGCGGCCTATTCACGTGCCGAACTGCGCGCGATTGCCGATGTTCTGCTAAAACATGAAAACGTCTGGGTCATGTCGGACGACATGTACGAACATCTCGTCTATGACGGTTTCGAATTCACCACCATCGCGCAGATCGAACCGAAACTGAAATCGCGTACCCTGACCTGTAACGGTGTGTCGAAATCCTATGCCATGACCGGCTGGCGTCTTGGTTATGCTGCGGGCCCGGTTGAACTGATCAAGGCGATCAACAAGGTTCAGTCGCAGTCCAGCACGCATACCTCTTCGATCAGCCAGGCCGCATCGGTCGAAGCCCTTAACGGCCCGCAGGACTTCCTGAAAGAACGCGCCGAAGTGTTCAAGGAACGTCGCGATCTGGTCGTTAAGGCCATGAATGAATGCGAGGGTCTCTCCTGCAAAAAGCCGGAAGGCGCGTTTTACGTCTATCCGTCCTGCGCAGGCACGATTGGCAAGAAAACTCCGGACGGCAAAGTGATTGAAACCGATACCGATTTCGTGACCTACCTTCTCGAAGCCGAGGGTGTTGCCGCGGTTCAGGGTTCGGCATTCGGTCTTGCACCGTATTTCCGCATTTCCTATGCCACCTCGACCGAAGCACTGACCGAAGCATGCGCACGTATCAAACGTGCCTGTGCTGCACTGAAATAA
- a CDS encoding alpha/beta hydrolase yields the protein MQNENFYVTVDGISLSCQRIIPTNVRPDAPTILFLHEALGTIRMWRDFPARLATATGHPVIVYERRGHGKSDPHGPDDIPRPVDFHNTETDIYLHGLISGLGLDRPILFGHSDGATIALKYAARFPDNVRAVISEAAHVFVEDVTIAGINEAASIYAKTDWKSKLERHHFFQTDAVFRAWVDTWRQPTFRDWQMIDELPNITCPLLVIQGNDDQFGSDEQVHIICDKVSGTATKMILADCGHIPHFDQPDQIIDASQKLLRQIEPVTA from the coding sequence ATGCAAAACGAGAATTTCTACGTTACCGTGGACGGCATCAGTCTGTCCTGTCAGCGGATCATCCCAACCAATGTCAGGCCCGATGCGCCAACGATCCTGTTCCTGCACGAGGCACTCGGCACCATCCGCATGTGGCGCGATTTCCCGGCCAGACTAGCCACCGCAACCGGCCATCCCGTGATTGTCTATGAACGGCGAGGGCACGGCAAATCCGACCCGCACGGCCCGGACGACATCCCCCGCCCTGTCGATTTCCATAACACGGAAACCGATATCTATCTGCACGGACTGATCAGTGGACTTGGCCTAGATCGCCCGATCCTGTTTGGACACAGCGACGGAGCGACCATCGCGCTTAAATATGCCGCCCGCTTCCCGGATAATGTCCGCGCCGTCATCAGCGAAGCCGCACATGTTTTTGTCGAGGACGTCACGATTGCCGGGATCAACGAAGCGGCATCGATCTATGCCAAGACTGACTGGAAATCAAAACTCGAACGCCATCATTTCTTCCAGACCGATGCGGTATTCCGTGCTTGGGTCGATACATGGCGCCAACCGACCTTCCGCGACTGGCAGATGATTGACGAACTGCCCAACATCACCTGCCCGCTTCTGGTCATTCAGGGGAATGACGACCAGTTCGGTAGCGACGAGCAGGTCCATATCATCTGCGACAAAGTCAGCGGCACTGCAACCAAGATGATCCTTGCCGATTGCGGCCATATCCCGCATTTCGATCAGCCCGATCAGATCATTGATGCCAGCCAAAAGCTGCTTCGCCAGATCG